The Methanobrevibacter sp. genome segment CTACTAGTATGCCTTATGTGTCTATTAGATTATTCGGGTCTGCTAATAAGGATCAAATTGAGAAGAACTGTGGTGAAAAACTATTTGTATCAAAACCGAAATCCAAAAAGTCTAGAAAAAGGAGGATGAGACCACGACACAAAAAGTAGAAGAGATTCCTAAAAGGGGACGTAAAAGAACTCAAAGAACCAAAACACAAAATGATGCAAGCAATAAAAACGAACAAACTGTATGTCCTGATTGTGGTTCTACTGAATTGATAGGTGACTATGAAAGAGCAGAAGTCGTATGTGCTCGTTGCGGATTGGTCATTGATGAAAATCTTGTGGATATGGGTCCTGAATGGAGAGCATTTGACCACGAACAAAGAGACAAACGTACAAGAGTGGGTGCTCCGATTACATACACAATTCACGATAAAGGTTTAAGTACCATGATTGACTGGAGAAACAAGGATATCTATGGTCGTGACATTCCTGCAAGAAACAGGGCTCAATGGTACAGATTAAGAAAATGGCAAAGAAAAATCAGAATTTCAGGTGCTACTGAGAGAAATTTGGCATTTGCGTTAAGTGAACTTGACCGTGATTCCTCAAGATTAGGCCTTCCAAGAAGCGTTAGGGAAGCTGCAAGTGTTGTATACAGAAGTGCAGTTGACAATAAACTGATTAGGGGAAGAAGTATTGAGGGAGTAGTGGCCGCGTCATTATATGCTGCTTGCAGACGTTGTAATGTTCCCCGTACTTTAGATGAAATTGCAGAAGTGTCCAGAGTTACTAAAAAAGAAGTGGGTCGTACATACAGGTTTTTAACACGTGAATTAAACATTAAATTGCCTCCGACTTCTCCTGTAGATTATGTTCCTAGATTCGCATCTGAACTTGGACTTTCTGGTGAAGCACAATCCAAAGCAATTGAAATCATTGAAAAGGCAATGGAAAAAGGATTAACTTCCGGAAGAGGACCTACAGGTGTTGCAGCAGCTGCATTATATATTGCGTCAGTTTTACTTGGTGATAGAAAAACCCAAAGGGATGTGGCTGAAATTGCTGGTGTTACTGAAGTGACAATCAGAAACAGGTACAAAGAATTAACTGAACAGTTAGATATGGGTGTTACTTTATAAACACTCAATTATTTCTTTTTTTTGAATTAATCCCAATAATCATAGAACCATCCGCTATTTGAGATGATAAATCAGATTAGAAATTTAAGCATAAAGTTCACTGACACTAGGATGTGTCGTTTTTATATTTTGAATATTTGTCGATTCTATATTTTAATTCGTGAACAATTCCATCGTTTCCTGTTTTTTTAACTTTTTCAAGCTTTTTTTGATATTTTGGAAGTCTTTTAAGGAATTTTTTAACATTTGGAGCATTCATGCTTTCATGATATTCTCCATAACCTAACTTCTGAACATAAAATCCGTTTAATGTCTGTTCAAAATTTCCGATAGCCGGAACAGAATAAATTGGTTTTTTAAGGTATATTGCTTCTGAAATAAAGGTAAATCCGCCGTTGCAGATTACTGCTTTTGATGAAGCCAGATCATCATAAAATTCGTCTTCGTTAAACTCTTTATAGGTTAAATTTTCATCCACTTCATTTTTATTAAATCCATAAACGATGAATTTTTCATCTTTAAGGGATTTTAATTTACGAACAAGTTTTCCACTTTCCTTACTTGTCTGATAAACAATTACGCAATCTCCGTTTTCAGGTTCTAACTTCAAAATATCTTCGCGTATGATTGGAGGATAAATCACCGCATTCTTTTTTGGCCTTATTTTTGGATAAAAGAAGCTGGTTAGAATATGCACCTTCGGCTTGACAACATATGTTTTGATTACTCCTTTTGCTTTAATCATGTCTGCATAATGATTTTTAGGATAATCTATCTGGGTTTGCGTAATCATATGGATGTTGTCTAAACTTATCAGGGGGATGTTTAAAAGCTTTGAAACGACCGTTGCAAATATTTCGAAATCGGTTACTATCACGTCGGGTTTAAGCTTTCTTGCTTTTTTGTATAAGGTTTCATATCCAACTTTCATGTTGCTCGGATTTCTTTTTATGGCATTTGCAAGTGTTTTTATATTATTTACCTTATTGTTGATGTAGACTGTATTGAATCCTCCGATTTTATAAACGTTGTCGAATTTGGAATTTAAGTATTCATATGCCCTGTCGCTTGAGAAGAGATAAACATCGTAGTCCTCTTTAATTTTATCAACAATTACTCCTGTTCTTATTGCATGGCCCATTCCTTCACCACAAACACAGTAAAAAACCACTTTTTTATCTCTTTCGATTTTGGAATTGATTTTAGACCTCACTGAACTGATCTTTTCTTTTGATTCGTCATAGGTTTCCTTAATCGTATTCAGTTTCTCGGCACTTTTTTCAAGCTTTGATAATTTGGTGGTGGTAAGTTTTTCATGGCCGTGGCCGAAGTTGTAGTTTAACTCACTTGCATCAGTTCTTTTTCCTAAAAAATCGTTGACAGTACTTTTGCCGTATTGCCTAATTAATGTGGTAATTCCTTCTTCTTCCAGTCTTCTTGTTGAAACACCAATTTTGGCATTTCTAAGTACTTTAAAAGGTTCTTCCTTTGCCAACCTTTCAATGTAGTCGGTATCTTCACCGAATGTCAGTGACTCGTCAAATCCGCCGCACTTGTCATGCAATTCTTTTTTTGCAATAATTCCGTAACACCCCGCACCGTGGGGCTTGATGTTTTCAACACTAATCATAAAGTAATTCGCAAAATCATGGAATATTTTGTCCTGCATCTTATTTGATAATGGTTTCATCTGGGTAATTGCGATTCCAACCCTCTCCATTCTAAATTCATACAGGACATCTCTCAGGTAGTCTTCTGTAAGCTTTAAATCAGAATCCAGAAATAGCAGATATTCTCCTTTTGCAACATTGGCACCATTATTCCTACCTACGGCCGGAAGACCTCCGTCAACTACAATACAACCGAATTCCTCTGCAATTTCCCGTGTTTTATCTGTGGAGTTGGCATCGGCTACAATAATTTCGTAATCATGAAAATTTTGTTTTTCAATACTCTCTAAAAGAACCGGAAGGTATTCTTCTTCATTATAGGTAGGTATGATAATGCTTAAAATCATATGTTAAGATTTATTTTTAAAATTTATAAGTTTTTGTAATGGGATTTTTCATTTTCTGCTCTACTCAACATCATCATAGCGATTATTGTTAAAATAAATCCGCAAAACATCAGTAATGTCGGAATTTCTGAGTAAAATATAAATCCGAAAATCAATGCGGCAAATGGTTCGGCTCCGGATAGGAATATTGAAGATATTCCGGAATCAATATAGTTTAAACTCACAGTGGAGAAGATATAAGGTAGTGCAAATGAAATTGTCGAATGAATGATTAAAAAAGCAACGATTAAAAGAGGATTAACTGAAATGAAATTCTCAATCTGGTTAAAATCAGTTAATGGGGCCAAAACCAGTGAAATAAACACGATTGAATAAATAAGGATGGTAAATGTATGTTTTTCATTTTCGATTAGTTTTTTAGAAGCCATTAGATAAACCGCCCAAAACAGTCCTGCCCCTGCACCAAAAACAATTCCGTGCATGGGAATGTTTTCTAAAGCTGTTTCTAAAATTCCGGTCATCAATACGCATCCGAAAATAGCTAAGGACATGCAAACTAACTTGTTTTTTGTAATCTTTTCTCCAAACAGGAAATATGCAATTATTAACACATAAACTGGAGCCAGTGATAATAAAACGGCCGCCAAGGATAATGGTATGGTATTCATTGATTCATTATAGCATAAATTAAGTCCTACGATGGACATTGCACAAACCAAAATTAAAGGTATGTCTTTTAAATCTATTTTAAGCAATTCCTTCTCAGTAGCTATTATTGCTATTAATATGGGGACAATAGCTATTGAAAACCTTAAAAAAAGAATTGTAATTGAATCAATTCCATTATGCATTAGTGTTCTGATGAATACTCCGCCTGATCCGAACATCATACCTGCAAGAATTGGCAATATCAAATAGATTTTTTTCATAGAAATTATCTTTTTAATTTATTACTATAAATTTTTATCTGATTTATGTGATGTTAATGTATCTATCATTAAAAGTAATTGCATATTGTTTTGCTGTTAATGAAAAATAATTTCATTCCGTTTAGGAATTTAAATAGGAATATACGTTCCATGAAACCGTGTAATACTCGCAGGAATTATTCAATGGCACTTTTAAATCATTAACTAATTCCATTTCATTATAATCTGAATCCACGATGTAGGTTTCATTGTTTATTTTCTCAATTGGAATGTCTCCAAAGTCAACATCGTCTGAAATATTTGCAATATTTACAGTATAATGGTCTGTTTCAGCACCTGCAAGGGCTATTGTAAATCTCAGAGCTATTACTACAATGACTATTATGTATGGTAAGAAACGTTTGAGGAGATATCTTTTTTTGCTCAGACCGGTCCTTTTATATGGTGGCTGTTTTGATTCATTGTCTTCTAGTAATTTTTTATCTTTTAATATGGTGCCTGCAATTAAATTTAAGTAATATCCGTTTCTATAAACTAACCATAATCCCAATAGTCCAACAAGAGATGGGGTTGCCCACATTCCTCCGTCTATCGCACCAATAATCAGGCAACTTGAAAATAAAGCAATTAAAAAGTTTGTAAACCATGCTCTTTTTTGAGAAGCCATAACCAATGTTGTAAATAGTATGGGGATTATTAGAATTATCAAAAATCCTGCACTCGGAACATATGGATATAGGCCGATGCCGGTATTTATGTCCTGCTGGATAAAAGGTCCGATTATTTGAGTTAAAGCCGCTCCTAAAATTGATTTTAGCATGTGGGTATGCAATATGCTTGTGGAACTCATTGTGCTGGTTACAGAACAGAATATGGTGTTAAGTTCGATGCCCATTTGCATCCTAAATAAAACTTCTAAAAAAATACCTAAAACCAGTAAGGCAAATCCGATAACGATTGAAATCTTTAGATACTTTACATTATCAATTTCCTTATCTGTCAGCTGGGATAAAATTAAAAATAATCCTAAAAGACCAAAAAACAAAATGTCCTTTCCTTTAGATGATCCCATTAAAAATAAGTGGGTTACTGGTCTTATGACCGGATTTAGAATGTCACTTATAAAAAGTACTCCTGCAAGCAGCATGAATAAAAATCCGGCTATGATAGTTTTATTAAGTTTCATTAACAATAATTTAATATTAATACTTTAAATAAGTGATGTTATGTTTACAATTGAATATTTCATAGGACTAATTCTAATTGGTACACTTGCAGGTTTTGCATCAGGACTTCTGGGAGTTGGTGGAGGTTTCTTAATCACTCCACTTCAGTTTTTCCTATTAAAATATATTGGAGTCGCGCCGGATCTTGCTATCCTGATTTCTTTCGGAACAAGTTTGGCCATTATTATTCCAACATCCATTAGTGGTGCTTACAGGCACACTAAAACAATGGACAATATATTGCAGCCGGGAATCCGATTGGGTATTTTTGGAATAGTCGGAGGGGCTATTGGCGGTTTTGTTGCATCAGCACTTCCTTCAAGAACATTAGAAATAATATTTGGTCTTTTATTGTTATTCATAACTGTTAATAATGTTTTCAATATTAATAAGGAGAGGGATGAAGCCAAAATTCCATTTAATTGGTTTACTATCGGAATTATTGGATTGACTGTTGGATTTTCATCAGGGCTTTTAGGCGTTGGTGGGGGAGTATTTTTAATAGCTATCTTAACTGCACTTTTAGGATTTTCAATAATAGAGGCAATTGGAACTTCTTCAATATTCATCAGCCTAACGGCTGTTGGAGGATTTTTATCCTACATGATTACCGGTTGGGGGGTCAGCACATTTCCATATTCAATAGGTTATGTAAGTATTGTTAACTTAATCTTAATTTCATGTTTTTCAGTGCCGATGGCTTCACTCGGTGCAAAAATGGCACATAAAGTCCCTCAAAAAAAGTTAAAAATAATCTTTTCAGTATTGATTTTCTATATTGCATTAAATATGTTAGGAATTGTACCATGAGGTGATAATGTGGGTGAGAGAAAAGTCGGCGAAAATTTTGATGCTAAAAAGGCAGAAGATATTTTTGATAAGTTAAAAAATGTTGAAGGAAAAATTAAACCTAAAAGGCAGGGCGAATTCGATAATATTAAAAACATGATGAATGAAGCCCAATATCTATTTGATTTGGGTAAATTAGGCCGGGCAATCGAATTATATAAACAGGTTATATTTGTTTTGCCGGATTCAAGTAAGGCATATGAGAATTTAATAAAGATTTATCAAAAACAAGAAGACTTGGACAGTGAAAAAGACATACTGAAGAAAGCCATTAGTAACTGTAAGAAAAATGAGGATTTTAAAAAGAGATTAAAAGAAATAAGCTAATGTTTAATGAAGATATTCTCATCAAACATTTAATCCTGCTTATAATGATCATATAATAATTATTTTTATTAATGTAGTGACAACAAATATTATAATTGAAAAATAAATTATTAATCTGCCGTGTTTGCGATATAACTCCACATCTTCTTTAAAGAAAAATAATAGCGCACCGTATACCAATCCAGCAATCGGAATTATTAATGTAAGGACATATCCGATAATAGGTATGATTTTGCTTCCTTCATTTCCCATTTTTCCACCTGCTTATTTTATATACACTCCAGTTCCCATGGAACTTATCTGGTAATTGTCACCGCCAAGTCCGATTAAACAATATTGGATGTCTAAGTCAATCACGCCGTTTCCGCCGGATGCTTTTATTTTTTTAGTTAAATTGATTAAACATTCATCCTTTCCGGATTTAAGTCTTTTTAATGTTTCTTTTTCATTCTGTTTAGGATTTAAATTAATTAAATTTTTATCCTTTTCTAAAATCACGGTTGATTGAAATTGGCCTAAATTGATAACATTTTTGTCTAAAACATCGGTGCTTGTTATAAAGATAAAATCAAGGCTATTCAGCTTTTGATTGCTTCCCATTTCATCAAAATCTTCAACAACTTTAGTTTTAATTTCAAATGGTTTTTTGAGAATGTATTTATATATGATGTATTTTATTTTATAATAAAATTTGTAGATGATCTTCTTAAAGACGCTTATAATATAGACAACAGCTCCAATTCCCACAACAATCAGCACATAATTGATTAATGTCGGAAAAGCGGCCTGCAATATTACTGCAACTGATCCGACTGTTATAAAATTCACGCCCAGCAGGGGATTTGCCACTATAAAGCTGTAATATGTTGTACCTATAAACAGGATAAATGCGCTTATTGCACCTGTTGCCTCATCCATCAGCTTGTCTGCAAGCAATGTTTCACAGTATCCTGCAAGGAGCGGTGCGAAAATCAATCCTAAATTCCAGCCAAATATGGCTATTTTGAAATAAAGGAATATTGCATAAATTCCGATACCAATTATGGTACCAAAAACAATGCAAAAAACTTTTTCTTCCATATTTTCAGGCCAATCAGGCATTTTAATTTTCATGCTATTCACATTTTACAGCAGTACCATAGGCAGTTACAAGAATTGTATTTCCCATGGTGCCGCCAAGATTGTCATAAGAGATTTTAAGCCCTATTATTGCATTTGCACCTAAACTTTCAGCTTTTTCTTCCATACTTTTCAAAGCAATATCACGTGCTTTCTGCAGTTCTTCTTCGTATTTTGAGGTTCTTCCACCTACAACGTCACGCACGCCGGAAAACAAATCTTTATAAATATTTGCGCCGATTAAGGATTCTCCAGTTACCAATCCTTTATATTCGATTATCTTTTTTGTAACCAGAGTGTTTGAAGACGATAAAATCATTATTATCCCTATTTTACAAATGTCATTATTGCCCAAACAATTAAAAAGATTGCAATAATCACGTATAGAACTATTCTGGTTCTTCTGGTTTGCGCCAATCTTGCATCCCAGACAGTCTGACAATCCGGTGAGCATACAAGTTCATTTAACGGGATTGGGGTTCCACAAATCGGACAATGTTTATGAGGTTCTATTGACATTTTTAATCACTTCCTTTATATTTTGAAAAATTCTTTTGTATTTTTATTAATCTGTGTTGCAAGTTCTTCTACATCAAGACCCATGCAAAGTGCAACTGTTTTGAGGATATGAGGTAAATATTTTGGTTCATTTCTATTCTTTTTAGGTTTAAAATCAAAATTCTTAGGTATTAAAAATGGAGCGTCTGTTTCGATCATTAATCTTTCGGGAGGAATCACGCTTACAGCATCTTGCAGGTATCTTCCTCTTTTCATATCGCAGATCCATCCTGTAATTCCAATATAGCAACCTAAATCAATATAATTTTGTGCTTCCTGTTTTGTTCCGGTAAAACAGTGAACTACTGATTTTTCAATAACACTGTCATGCCTTTTTAAGATATTGTACAAATCTTCATGGGCTTCCCGCTCATGTAAAAATAATGGCATGCCGGTTCTCTCGGCCACTTCCACCTGGGCTTCAAACCATTTTCTCTGAATATCTTGCGGAGAATAGTTTCTGTTGTAATCTAATCCGCACTCTCCAATGGCAACAACACAATCGCTTTTAGCTATTTTTTCAAGTTCAAACATTGTGTGCCCATTACATGTTTTGGCATCATGGGGATGAACACCTGAAGTTGAAAATAATGTTCCAGGATATTTTGAAGCGTATTCAGCTGCAATATGGCTTGAATGCACGTTGGTTCCGGTGATAATGAATTGTTTAACACCGGCTTTTTTTGCTTCTTCAATGATTTCGGCCCTGTCTTTTCTAAATGAAGAATGCATTAGGTTCAGGCCAATATCAACAAGATTATCCACTAAATCACCTATTCGTTAATAATTTTAGTTCCTATTTTTTCTCCGTTAACTGCTTTAATTAAGTTTTCCGGCTCAAAACCATTTGTGATAACAGTTTCCAGATCAGACCTTTTAATCATCTGAACAGCAGTTGTGTCAAAGAACTCGTAAGTTCCGGCTTTAACGTCTTTGCCGCTTAAAAAGTCAAGTAAATCTGTTGCTGTAATTTCAGGAACAAGTTCGGCATCATCGAATTTATTCGGATCTTTTGTATACATTCCATCAACAGAAGTTAGGTTGATGAGTTTATCTGCTTGAATGTATTCTGCCAGGATTGCAGATACTGCATCAGTACTGTGTGCAGGTTCAGTTCCACCCATCACAATTATTTTTCCGGCAGCTGAGAATTCCAAAGCTTCCTGGAAATTGTGGGGCACTCTTTGATAGGCAACGTCGCCAAGTGCAGACAACATCAGTTTTGCATTAATTCTTGTAACTTCAATTCCGATATCGTCACATTGTGCTTCACCAGCACCTAAATCACGCACCACTCCAATATAGTCTCTTGCAGGTCTTCCGCCACCTACAACAACAAATAATTCGTGGTCATTAGCCAATTCTTTTAAAATAGTACTGTATTCCTGGAATTTTTTACAATCATATTCTTTAAGTAAAATTGATCCTCCAATTGCAATAACAATTTTCATATATTCACCTTATATGGAATATATCTTTTAGATATTATTTAAATTTTAATAAGGATTAACTTAATAAGTACTGTTAATGAATTTAGAAGAACAAATCTACATCAGAAAATCCTGTAGAAATTATTCTGATGGGGCTGTTGACATGGATTTGATTCATAAGTTTATGGAATCTGCAAAGTCCCTGAATAATGAAATCAACTGCTATTGGGAAATTTTAACAAGAGATAAGGTTGCTGTTCGAAATTCATGGTCAGCTCCCTATTATTTGGCGATATATTCCGAGAAGAAGGATAATTACTTAACAAATATCGGTTTTATTTTTCAGCAGCTTTGCCTTTGTCTTCAAAGTATGGGCATCGGCAGCTGTTGGGTAGGACTTGATGTTCCTAAGAGAAAAAATTCCGAATTTGTAATTGCAATAGCTTTTGGAATGTCCAGGGACATTTCAAGAGACCTGTCTGAATTTAAAAGAAAAGAATTGTCTGAAATTTCAGATTTTGAAGATGAAAAGTTAATTCCGGCACAGCTTGCTCCATCAGCCATCAATTCACAGCCATGGTATTTTAAACATTCCAATGTTGGTTTTGATGTTTATCAAATAAAACATAATATTTTAAAACGTCAAATCCTTAAAAGATGGAATCCCATTGATGTGGGGATAGCTTTGGCTCATATGTATGTGGCCAATAAACATTCCTTTGAATTTGAGATTAAAGATAATGAAAACATCAAAGGTTATTCATACATCGGAAGTATTAAAATTTAAAAAAAGAAAAGGTAGAGGATTTAATCATCCTCTGTGTTTAATCCTTTGTATATTAAACCTGCAATGACCGCACCGACAATAGGTGCTAAAATAAATACCCAAACCTGTTGTAAAGCCTGACCGCCTAGGAATAATGCAGGTGCTAGACTACGTGCAGGGTTAACGGAAGTTCCGGTTAATGGAATTCCCATAATGTGTACGAATGTAAGTGTCAAACCGATTACAATACCTGCAACAGCTCCGTTTTCCACTTTTTTTGTAACGCCAAGAACAGTAAATACAAATACAAAGGTTAAAATAATTTCAACAATTATTGCTCCAATCACATCTAAACCTACGGCAGATGCTGATCCAAATCCGTTTTGACCTAGTCCTGTAGCAGTATATCCTCCAAGACTTGGTGCAGAGTTTATAATAGCTGCTAAAAGAGCTATACCAATAACTGCTCCGATACATTGGAATATGATGTAGATAATTAAATCTTTGGATTCTAATCTTCCATCAACCCACATACCAATTGAAACAGCAGGGTTTATATGGCATCCGGAGATGTCTCCTATTACATAAGCCATGGCAACAATGGATAAACCAAATGCCAATGCAATTCCAAGTGTGCCCAACATGGAACCGGCTATTGCCGCACTTCCACAACCAAATAGGACAAGCACCATTGTTCCTATTAATTCGGATATATATCTTTTCATAAATTTTTCCTCCATTAATTTTTAAAATCTACCTATCCTTTTCATAAATGAATATGCAAGGATTAATACGATTAATATTAAAATAAATGGAAATATGTGCAGTAATATTGAATCATTAACTTTATCGAATTCATATTCGCTTTCAAAGCCCATATGTTGTGCGTCAGTATGATTTTGAACGATTTTAGCAAAATTATATGTTAAATCATAATAGCTGATATGTGCTCCTTCATATTCAATTGAATCAGGGGCTCTTCCATTTTCATCCATGTAATTTTTAACAGTTCCGGCCATCTTGAAATAATCATAAACTGAATATTTGTCTTTTGTTAAAAATGAAATTCCTAACGGATTTTCCGGTCCGTCATAGGTTTTCGGAATATCGATTCCATCACCATTTAAATAAGCACTGGTTTGATAAAGCAATTGGGGAGTTGTATATGATCCATATGGGCCTTTCAATTCACTGTCTCCACTATTTACAAGCAGTTTGCTTGCATCGGCCATTCCTTTAGGGGATAGCTTGTTTGTTGTAATTAAATTGTCACTTAAAACTTTACTTTCGTTTCCGGGATTATTGACTATATCAACAATTTTCTGTGCAATTTCACGATTCATATCCTCATCATATTTTGATAAATAACCGTCATCGGTATTGTCGGGATAGTCTTTTGCAACTTGAATATATTGTATTCCTGCGTTTTTAAGGAATGTTCCGGGATTGCGCATTCCTGCTAGGGATTCATTTGAATAATTGTCGTCCCATGCTCTTCTTAAAAAACTGGACTGGTTATCTAAATCATAACTGCCGGTATTAATGAAGATTATTTGTTTATCGCTGTTAACGGTGGCTTTTCCAAGCTGCAGGAAATTGCCTGCATCTGATGCTGCAATGTCTATGCTTATGTCACTTGTCACGTTTATTGATCTCCATCCTTCTCCGGGAGATGGGGACTGGTTATCAACTATTACTTGAATTTCACCATTACTTATTTCTTCGATGTATTTTTTAATCGAATTTAACATTTTTATGTCATTTTCCTGATCTATTATGTTGTCGGAGGTTATAAATGCTGTTTTTGACGCACTTACTCCCTGCACAATCGGTGCGGCTATTAATAGAATCATTAATAATATTGCAATTTGCTTTTTCATACTTTTTGTCCTTGATGTTAATTAATTATATATTTATCAACTTTATCCATAAAATATTTTTTTAAGATAAGTTTATAATATTTCTTTTTAAATCAATTATTTTTTAATTTAAAGAAATTTAAATCATTTATAAGAAAAAATTTAAATAAATTATTAATTAATAGATTTTTTGAGGATTTAAAGAGATTATCTTTTATTTTCAGTAAATTTTGCACTGATTTGAAAAAGTATATTTCTTTGCATTAAATTGGAAAATAATTCTTGGTTATGGCAATAAATTTAATCAAAAATATATTGTGCAGGGCAACCTAATTTCTAGTTTGCCTTTTAGTTAAGGTTATTTTTTTAAAATTGATGTTGTGATTTGTTCTTTTTAAATGCTGGCTTAAAATAAAAAGTTAATTGCTGATTGATAACTTCTGTTAATTAATAGTGGTAATAATGTCCTCGATGGAGGTTATGCAATGTTTAACAATATTCAAAAGATAATTATTAGCAAACCTTTTCTTATTTCATTAATCCTTGTTTGCATGATGTTTATGTCTCTTGGAGTCGATACTAATCATGCATATGCTGTAAATTTAAATGAAAGTGGTGAAATGGGATTGAAGACAGATGTTGAAGATAAACTGGAAAATTCTCAGGAAAATGATGCAATGCAAGTGACCAGTCATGAAAACTACATATTGCAGGCAAACTCATATTCATTAAATGGAGGTATGTTTAAAGATATTCAGGATGTAATTAACAAAGCAAAAAGTGGGGATACAATAAAATTAAAAGGCAATTTTGTTTCAACAGGTGGGGACACCATTTCTCTATCAAAGAAATTAACATTTACTTCATCATCACAAGCAACATTGGATGGTAAAAGTTCGGCTGTAATTCTTAAGATTTATTCCGGAGGAGCCCAATCTAAATTTTCTAATTTGAAATTTATTAATGGTTATTCAAATGACAGGGGAGGTGCTGCATTCATAGCGGCAAAATCTGTTACCTTTGACAATTGTGTGTTTGAAAATAATCATGCGGATGTAACTTCAGGTGCGATACATACGCCCTATAAGGCAGATTCGGCTCAGGGTTTAACAATTAAGAATTGCAACTTCACTAGAAATGATGCGGGAATTGCAGCAGGTGCTGTTGGAGCATATAGCCACGGGTTTTTAGTGGATCACTGCATTTTTGATTCAAATTATGTTGAATTTGAAAATGAAAGTTATGGCGGAGCAATTCAGGTTGGATTGGATATAATGCCATCTTATGGTGT includes the following:
- a CDS encoding H/ACA ribonucleoprotein complex subunit GAR1, with the translated sequence MKLLGKSLHIASSGKLIARTTKTPSPGAVVFDSNKKKIGKVNYIFGPTSMPYVSIRLFGSANKDQIEKNCGEKLFVSKPKSKKSRKRRMRPRHKK
- a CDS encoding transcription initiation factor IIB, producing the protein MPKRGRKRTQRTKTQNDASNKNEQTVCPDCGSTELIGDYERAEVVCARCGLVIDENLVDMGPEWRAFDHEQRDKRTRVGAPITYTIHDKGLSTMIDWRNKDIYGRDIPARNRAQWYRLRKWQRKIRISGATERNLAFALSELDRDSSRLGLPRSVREAASVVYRSAVDNKLIRGRSIEGVVAASLYAACRRCNVPRTLDEIAEVSRVTKKEVGRTYRFLTRELNIKLPPTSPVDYVPRFASELGLSGEAQSKAIEIIEKAMEKGLTSGRGPTGVAAAALYIASVLLGDRKTQRDVAEIAGVTEVTIRNRYKELTEQLDMGVTL
- a CDS encoding MJ1255/VC2487 family glycosyltransferase codes for the protein MILSIIIPTYNEEEYLPVLLESIEKQNFHDYEIIVADANSTDKTREIAEEFGCIVVDGGLPAVGRNNGANVAKGEYLLFLDSDLKLTEDYLRDVLYEFRMERVGIAITQMKPLSNKMQDKIFHDFANYFMISVENIKPHGAGCYGIIAKKELHDKCGGFDESLTFGEDTDYIERLAKEEPFKVLRNAKIGVSTRRLEEEGITTLIRQYGKSTVNDFLGKRTDASELNYNFGHGHEKLTTTKLSKLEKSAEKLNTIKETYDESKEKISSVRSKINSKIERDKKVVFYCVCGEGMGHAIRTGVIVDKIKEDYDVYLFSSDRAYEYLNSKFDNVYKIGGFNTVYINNKVNNIKTLANAIKRNPSNMKVGYETLYKKARKLKPDVIVTDFEIFATVVSKLLNIPLISLDNIHMITQTQIDYPKNHYADMIKAKGVIKTYVVKPKVHILTSFFYPKIRPKKNAVIYPPIIREDILKLEPENGDCVIVYQTSKESGKLVRKLKSLKDEKFIVYGFNKNEVDENLTYKEFNEDEFYDDLASSKAVICNGGFTFISEAIYLKKPIYSVPAIGNFEQTLNGFYVQKLGYGEYHESMNAPNVKKFLKRLPKYQKKLEKVKKTGNDGIVHELKYRIDKYSKYKNDTS
- a CDS encoding DMT family transporter, with protein sequence MKKIYLILPILAGMMFGSGGVFIRTLMHNGIDSITILFLRFSIAIVPILIAIIATEKELLKIDLKDIPLILVCAMSIVGLNLCYNESMNTIPLSLAAVLLSLAPVYVLIIAYFLFGEKITKNKLVCMSLAIFGCVLMTGILETALENIPMHGIVFGAGAGLFWAVYLMASKKLIENEKHTFTILIYSIVFISLVLAPLTDFNQIENFISVNPLLIVAFLIIHSTISFALPYIFSTVSLNYIDSGISSIFLSGAEPFAALIFGFIFYSEIPTLLMFCGFILTIIAMMMLSRAENEKSHYKNL
- a CDS encoding sulfite exporter TauE/SafE family protein; this translates as MFTIEYFIGLILIGTLAGFASGLLGVGGGFLITPLQFFLLKYIGVAPDLAILISFGTSLAIIIPTSISGAYRHTKTMDNILQPGIRLGIFGIVGGAIGGFVASALPSRTLEIIFGLLLLFITVNNVFNINKERDEAKIPFNWFTIGIIGLTVGFSSGLLGVGGGVFLIAILTALLGFSIIEAIGTSSIFISLTAVGGFLSYMITGWGVSTFPYSIGYVSIVNLILISCFSVPMASLGAKMAHKVPQKKLKIIFSVLIFYIALNMLGIVP
- a CDS encoding lipopolysaccharide assembly protein LapB — protein: MGERKVGENFDAKKAEDIFDKLKNVEGKIKPKRQGEFDNIKNMMNEAQYLFDLGKLGRAIELYKQVIFVLPDSSKAYENLIKIYQKQEDLDSEKDILKKAISNCKKNEDFKKRLKEIS
- a CDS encoding heavy metal-binding domain-containing protein, producing MILSSSNTLVTKKIIEYKGLVTGESLIGANIYKDLFSGVRDVVGGRTSKYEEELQKARDIALKSMEEKAESLGANAIIGLKISYDNLGGTMGNTILVTAYGTAVKCE
- a CDS encoding DUF2116 family Zn-ribbon domain-containing protein, coding for MSIEPHKHCPICGTPIPLNELVCSPDCQTVWDARLAQTRRTRIVLYVIIAIFLIVWAIMTFVK